Proteins found in one candidate division KSB1 bacterium genomic segment:
- a CDS encoding inositol-3-phosphate synthase, with protein sequence MKIEEPKGKLGVLLPGLGAVSTTFIAGVEAIRKGISKPIGSVTQMGAIRLGKRTDNRVPKIKDFVPLTDLDNLVFGGWDIFEDNCYQAATNAGVLDRYLLEQIKPELEAVKPWKAVFDQKYVKKLEGKHVKSAPTKWELAEQVREDMQNFKRENDLQRMAMVWCGSTEVYLEPGNPIYQDLASFEKAMKENHPAIAPSMIYAYAAIAEGVPYANGAPNLSTDFPAMIEFAISKGVPICGKDFKTGQTLMKTILAPGFKARCLGLAGWFSTNILGNRDGEVLDDPESFKSKEVSKLGVLEHILQPEVYPDLYGDMYHKVRINYYPPRGDNKEGWDNIDIFGWLGYPMQIKIDFLCRDSILAAPIVLDLVLFLDLAGRTGMRGIQEWLSFYFKSPMSAEGLYPEHDLFIQLMKLKNTLRHLKGEELITHLGLEYYD encoded by the coding sequence ATTAAAATAGAAGAGCCTAAAGGAAAATTAGGCGTTCTGTTGCCGGGCTTGGGAGCCGTAAGTACTACTTTCATAGCCGGCGTTGAAGCGATTCGCAAAGGTATTTCGAAACCTATTGGGTCGGTTACTCAGATGGGAGCGATTCGTTTGGGTAAACGAACAGATAACCGTGTTCCAAAGATTAAAGATTTTGTTCCTCTTACAGATTTAGATAACCTGGTTTTTGGCGGCTGGGACATTTTTGAAGATAATTGCTATCAGGCAGCTACCAACGCAGGGGTTTTAGATAGGTATTTATTGGAACAAATAAAACCCGAATTGGAGGCCGTAAAACCCTGGAAAGCCGTTTTCGATCAGAAATATGTAAAAAAGCTTGAAGGTAAGCACGTTAAATCTGCGCCGACTAAGTGGGAATTGGCTGAACAAGTTCGCGAGGATATGCAAAATTTTAAGCGTGAGAATGATTTACAAAGAATGGCCATGGTTTGGTGTGGCAGCACTGAAGTTTATTTAGAGCCAGGCAATCCGATTTATCAGGATTTGGCATCCTTTGAAAAAGCCATGAAAGAAAATCATCCCGCAATTGCGCCGAGTATGATTTATGCGTATGCCGCAATTGCGGAAGGTGTTCCCTATGCAAACGGAGCTCCCAATTTGTCGACGGATTTTCCTGCAATGATCGAATTCGCTATTAGCAAAGGCGTTCCCATTTGCGGTAAAGATTTCAAAACCGGCCAGACCCTCATGAAAACGATTTTAGCCCCCGGGTTCAAGGCGCGTTGTCTCGGTTTAGCAGGATGGTTTTCAACAAATATTTTGGGCAATCGCGATGGCGAAGTGTTGGATGATCCCGAATCCTTCAAAAGTAAAGAAGTCAGCAAACTCGGCGTTCTAGAGCATATCCTGCAACCTGAGGTTTACCCTGATTTGTACGGCGATATGTATCATAAAGTCCGAATCAATTATTATCCGCCGCGAGGAGATAACAAAGAGGGGTGGGATAACATCGATATTTTCGGGTGGTTGGGATACCCGATGCAGATCAAAATCGATTTCCTCTGCCGCGACAGTATTTTAGCGGCTCCAATTGTGCTTGATCTCGTTCTTTTTCTGGACTTAGCCGGCCGGACCGGAATGAGAGGAATTCAGGAATGGTTATCCTTTTATTTCAAAAGTCCGATGTCCGCGGAGGGTCTTTATCCAGAACATGACCTTTTTATCCAACTCATGAAGTTAAAAAACACCCTTCGGCACTTGAAAGGCGAAGAGCTTATTACGCACCTCGGTTTGGAATATTATGACTGA
- a CDS encoding CDP-alcohol phosphatidyltransferase family protein has product MPDGIKNWYLKLINPVVEFFVRLKLNPNFFTTIGFIVTIGAAVLFALGHLATAGWIILLAGTFDIIDGKVARATKRVTKFGALYDSTLDRYSEVIMFFGMAFYFVKLDMFITSIAVSFALGGSVMVSYVRARAEALGLQCKVGIMQRPERVVYIGFGAILSIFHIGTLIFAILLIAVFANITAMQRVYHIWVAENGKKGRELSQAELDTIAD; this is encoded by the coding sequence CTGCCCGATGGTATTAAGAATTGGTACTTGAAGCTTATAAACCCGGTCGTTGAATTCTTTGTTAGATTAAAGCTGAACCCCAATTTTTTTACAACCATTGGATTCATTGTAACCATCGGGGCCGCAGTTCTATTTGCTTTGGGCCATCTGGCTACTGCCGGCTGGATCATCCTGCTTGCCGGAACATTTGACATCATCGACGGTAAGGTGGCGCGGGCAACCAAACGAGTCACTAAATTTGGCGCGCTTTATGATTCCACTTTAGATCGCTACTCGGAAGTTATCATGTTTTTTGGTATGGCCTTTTATTTTGTCAAACTGGATATGTTCATAACTTCCATCGCGGTTTCATTTGCTTTGGGTGGTTCGGTTATGGTAAGTTACGTTCGCGCCAGAGCCGAGGCGCTGGGACTTCAATGCAAAGTTGGCATCATGCAGAGGCCTGAACGAGTTGTTTACATTGGGTTTGGCGCCATTCTTTCAATCTTTCATATCGGCACCCTGATTTTTGCAATTCTTCTAATTGCCGTATTTGCTAACATCACGGCAATGCAAAGGGTTTATCATATTTGGGTGGCAGAGAATGGAAAAAAAGGCCGGGAGCTTAGTCAGGCTGAATTAGATACAATAGCAGACTGA
- the rsmI gene encoding 16S rRNA (cytidine(1402)-2'-O)-methyltransferase, translating to MPDTGNNLSPGTLFIVSTPIGNLKDITLRAIEVLEKVDLIAAEDTRHTRILLEHYKVKTPTTSYFDFNKEKKIPALIRKLQDGEKIALVSDAGTPGISDPAFRLVRECLNNDLAVETIPGATAFVPALILSGLPTDRFVFEGFLPVKKGRKTRLENLKEETRTIVLYESVHRISRTLSDLLSCWGDRKAAIAREITKKFEEVHRGSLREFNENLSQIKLKGEFVLVIEGKINRRKN from the coding sequence ATGCCGGACACAGGGAATAATTTATCGCCGGGTACTTTATTTATTGTCAGCACGCCAATCGGCAATTTAAAAGATATTACTCTCAGGGCAATTGAAGTGCTGGAAAAAGTGGATTTGATTGCCGCCGAAGATACCCGGCACACACGGATTCTTTTAGAGCATTATAAGGTTAAAACACCAACCACCAGCTATTTTGATTTTAATAAAGAAAAAAAAATTCCTGCTTTAATCAGGAAACTCCAGGACGGTGAAAAAATTGCCTTGGTTTCTGACGCTGGAACCCCCGGCATTTCCGACCCGGCCTTCCGATTGGTGCGCGAGTGTTTAAACAATGATTTGGCAGTTGAAACGATTCCCGGGGCAACGGCGTTTGTCCCGGCCTTAATTTTGTCCGGACTACCGACTGACCGTTTTGTATTTGAGGGGTTTTTGCCGGTAAAAAAAGGACGTAAAACCCGATTGGAAAATCTAAAAGAAGAAACACGAACCATAGTTTTATATGAATCCGTTCACCGGATTTCGCGGACACTCTCTGATTTACTGAGTTGTTGGGGAGATCGGAAAGCGGCTATTGCCAGAGAAATTACCAAAAAATTTGAAGAAGTACATCGGGGGTCCTTACGCGAGTTCAATGAAAATCTTTCGCAAATCAAATTGAAAGGCGAGTTTGTACTGGTTATCGAAGGAAAGATAAATAGGAGGAAAAACTAA
- a CDS encoding L-lysine 6-transaminase: MLVDGYSEIVVDLQKSEGNYIYDSLSGRKYLDMFSYFATAPIGHNHPAMHDLEFKEKILSVAIMKPSNSDFYSTEMAEFVQTFSKYAIPEQLPYLFLVSGGALAVENALKAAFDWKVRRNFQKGIKEEKGSQVIHFKEAFHGRSGYTLSLTNTDKRKTKYFPKFNWPRITNPKILFPFNEVNLDKVVALENQAIDEIKAAIHECGDDIAAMIIEPIQGEGGDNHFRKEFFQKLRTVADESDILLIFDEVQTGIGLTGKMWCYEHFGVNPDMLVFGKKTQVCGFLCSKRIDEVDDNVFHESGRLNSTWGGNLVDMVRFRKYLEIIVTDKLIENTCNVGEYFLTELLQLEDEFDTIVSRVRGRGFMIAFDLPNSEIRNQFLSKTYENGLIALPSGERSIRFRPSLNLPGELVDETLRILRESLADVLNMNGASFARVKDEAKAEL; the protein is encoded by the coding sequence ATGTTAGTTGACGGCTATAGCGAAATAGTCGTTGATTTGCAGAAGAGCGAAGGCAATTACATTTACGATTCGCTGAGCGGCCGCAAGTATTTGGATATGTTCAGTTACTTTGCCACGGCTCCTATCGGGCACAATCATCCGGCCATGCACGACCTGGAATTTAAAGAAAAAATCCTCAGCGTTGCTATAATGAAGCCGTCAAACTCAGATTTTTACAGCACTGAAATGGCTGAGTTCGTGCAGACATTTTCAAAGTACGCTATTCCTGAACAGCTGCCTTACTTGTTCTTAGTCAGCGGCGGCGCTTTGGCTGTAGAGAATGCTTTGAAAGCTGCCTTTGATTGGAAAGTCCGTAGGAATTTTCAGAAGGGCATCAAAGAGGAGAAAGGCTCGCAGGTTATTCATTTTAAAGAGGCTTTCCACGGCAGAAGCGGCTATACTTTGTCGCTTACAAATACCGACAAGAGAAAAACAAAATACTTTCCGAAATTTAATTGGCCGAGGATTACCAATCCGAAGATTTTATTTCCATTTAATGAAGTTAATTTAGATAAAGTTGTCGCCCTTGAAAATCAGGCCATTGACGAAATTAAAGCCGCCATTCATGAATGCGGTGATGATATCGCTGCAATGATTATCGAGCCCATTCAGGGAGAGGGCGGCGATAATCATTTTAGGAAGGAGTTTTTTCAGAAGTTGCGCACCGTTGCTGACGAAAGCGATATTTTACTGATTTTTGATGAAGTCCAAACCGGAATTGGACTAACCGGCAAAATGTGGTGTTATGAGCATTTTGGCGTCAACCCGGATATGTTGGTGTTTGGCAAAAAAACGCAGGTTTGCGGTTTTTTGTGCAGCAAAAGAATTGATGAAGTTGATGATAACGTCTTTCACGAATCGGGTCGTTTGAATTCGACCTGGGGTGGCAATCTTGTGGACATGGTCCGGTTTCGGAAGTACCTTGAAATTATTGTGACGGACAAACTCATTGAAAATACCTGCAATGTCGGTGAATATTTCTTAACCGAATTGCTGCAGCTTGAGGATGAGTTTGATACTATCGTAAGCCGTGTGCGCGGTCGAGGGTTTATGATTGCTTTTGATTTGCCAAACAGCGAAATTCGTAACCAGTTTTTAAGTAAGACTTATGAGAATGGTTTGATCGCACTGCCAAGCGGTGAGCGTTCAATTCGCTTCCGGCCGTCGTTGAATTTGCCCGGCGAACTGGTGGATGAAACTTTGAGGATTCTGAGGGAAAGTTTGGCTGATGTCCTGAATATGAACGGAGCTTCTTTTGCAAGAGTTAAAGATGAAGCAAAAGCTGAGCTTTGA